In a genomic window of Sandaracinaceae bacterium:
- the pcnB gene encoding polynucleotide adenylyltransferase PcnB, giving the protein MNEAAPPKPHAADGASSAPAKGPQGPGEEGRTPKARTSRRTRTSNDEPIPREARDGGGARAKADGGGARKKADGGGARAKADGDAPMRRSRGPSAEPEVIKTKANARKRKPRDNGPAADDAAPERKRSPSAAREPREYQDHDDDRDDAREEPSRLRGTGDDDGEPEPAVYEVRFPEEAMDQDAVKVLLRLSQHGYQAYLVGGGVRDLLLGRTPKDFDVATSARPQDVRRIFRNCRVIGRRFRLAHVLFHGGKIIEVATFRRDHGQRIDRVPADLAKRWPLVSDYEPMRLVPSASAEGIRPDEDLLIVNDNVFGEPFEDAIRRDFTINGLFYDIEHEEVIDYVGGMADVERHVLRMIGDPIVRFREDPVRILRAIKFSARLDLGIAEDVLDAIQAYRGELARAAKPRILEEIFRLLRGGAAHRSFYLAWDLGVLAEILPELAGYLDDRAPDADLTWLRLAAVDAQIAAGEAISEAVMVSALLLGPLNEALDGARNQAAAFEWFMEEVSERIAMPRRLKDRIRLIIGSQGRLRSGKLGSIQTRDFFAEAAQLYALDCAARNQPVPDWAIDPPYVAPEEEPTRRRRRRRRN; this is encoded by the coding sequence ATGAACGAAGCTGCCCCACCCAAGCCCCATGCGGCGGACGGTGCGTCGAGCGCTCCCGCCAAGGGCCCCCAGGGTCCAGGTGAGGAGGGACGCACTCCCAAGGCCCGCACCAGCCGACGCACCCGCACCTCGAACGACGAGCCCATCCCCCGCGAAGCCCGCGATGGGGGTGGCGCGCGCGCCAAAGCCGACGGCGGCGGTGCACGCAAAAAAGCTGACGGCGGCGGCGCACGCGCCAAAGCCGACGGCGACGCGCCGATGCGTCGCTCGCGTGGGCCCAGCGCCGAGCCCGAGGTCATCAAGACCAAAGCCAACGCCAGGAAGCGCAAGCCCCGAGACAACGGACCGGCGGCGGACGACGCTGCTCCCGAGCGCAAGCGCTCGCCCAGCGCGGCGCGCGAGCCACGCGAGTACCAGGACCACGACGACGACCGGGATGACGCGCGCGAGGAGCCCTCCCGGCTGCGCGGCACGGGCGACGACGACGGCGAGCCCGAGCCCGCCGTCTACGAGGTGCGCTTCCCGGAGGAGGCCATGGACCAGGACGCCGTGAAGGTGCTCTTGCGCCTCTCGCAACACGGCTACCAGGCCTACTTGGTGGGCGGCGGCGTGCGCGATCTGTTGCTGGGTCGCACGCCCAAGGACTTCGACGTCGCCACCAGCGCGCGCCCGCAGGACGTGCGCCGCATCTTCCGCAACTGCCGCGTGATCGGGCGCCGCTTCCGCCTGGCGCACGTGCTCTTCCATGGCGGCAAGATCATCGAAGTGGCCACGTTCCGGCGCGACCACGGGCAGCGCATCGACCGTGTGCCGGCGGACCTCGCCAAGCGCTGGCCGCTGGTGTCGGACTACGAGCCCATGCGCCTGGTGCCCAGCGCCAGCGCCGAGGGCATCCGCCCGGATGAAGACCTGCTGATCGTGAACGACAACGTGTTCGGGGAGCCCTTCGAGGACGCCATCCGTCGTGACTTCACCATCAACGGGCTGTTCTACGACATCGAGCACGAAGAGGTGATCGACTACGTGGGCGGCATGGCCGACGTGGAGCGCCACGTGCTGCGCATGATCGGCGACCCGATCGTGCGCTTCCGCGAAGACCCCGTGCGCATCCTGCGCGCCATCAAGTTCAGCGCGCGGCTCGATCTGGGCATCGCCGAGGACGTGCTGGACGCCATCCAAGCGTATCGCGGAGAGCTCGCGCGCGCAGCGAAGCCCCGCATCCTCGAGGAGATCTTCCGCCTGCTGCGCGGAGGCGCGGCACACCGCTCGTTCTACCTGGCGTGGGACCTGGGCGTGCTGGCAGAGATCCTGCCAGAGCTGGCGGGCTACCTGGACGATCGCGCGCCCGACGCCGATCTGACGTGGCTGCGGCTCGCCGCCGTGGACGCTCAGATCGCGGCCGGCGAGGCCATCAGCGAAGCCGTCATGGTGTCTGCGCTCTTGCTTGGCCCGCTCAACGAGGCCCTCGACGGGGCACGCAACCAGGCGGCCGCGTTCGAGTGGTTCATGGAAGAGGTCTCGGAGCGCATCGCCATGCCGCGGCGCCTCAAGGACCGCATCCGGCTCATCATCGGCAGCCAGGGGCGCCTGCGCTCCGGCAAGCTGGGCTCCATCCAGACGCGCGACTTCTTCGCGGAGGCCGCGCAGCTCTACGCGCTCGACTGTGCCGCCCGCAATCAGCCCGTGCCGGACTGGGCCATCGACCCGCCGTACGTGGCCCCCGAAGAGGAGCCCACGCGTCGCCGTCGTAGGCGGCGCAGGAACTGA
- the alaS gene encoding alanine--tRNA ligase has product MEYNAAVPKTSKEIRNAFLDFFAERGHERMASGPLVPANDPTLMFANAGMVPFKDVFTGKDIRPYKRATSSQKCIRISGKHNDLENVGVTARHHTFFEMLGNFSFGDYFKRDAIQYAWTFFTEVLKLDPNRIVVTVFGGEEGLAPADDEAAAIWKDVTGFPDERIIRCGAADNFWQMGDTGPCGPCSELHYCLGVDEVDPRKFGEEPTPDGRGWFELWNLVFMQFDRQSDGRLVPLPAPSIDTGAGLERVCVVAQDVLSNYDTDLLRPVVDLASVISGKRYGASQADDDVSMRVIADHARTTAFLISEGIFPDRVGRPYVLRRVMRRAIRHGHRLGIGEPFLHECALRVVDDMGDIYPQLRERRDLIADITRQEEERFRATLKRGLDLLDTNTEWATPSGHKTLPGATVFKLYDTFGFPVDLQEVIGREHGFAIDQAGFDAAMAAAKDRSKGSKLNESEAVGKVYHDVANQHGQSEFVGYASEQTQARVLALVNVGEAANVLGTVDPAVIDALEENDAPPQAVILDKTPFYAEKGGQVGDQGELRVGDAVFVVTDTRAPVDGLHVHVGYLKSGALKVGDTLEAVVDHDLRSATRRNHSATHLLHWALREVVGPTATQKGSLVGPWRLRFDFSATRPLKPAELTRIEDLVNAAILANEGITTDELAMDAAKAAGAIGIFEEKYGDVVRMLRIGPSLELCGGTHARRTGDIGLFKILSESGLAAGVRRIEATTGMNALAHLRDLSGELDAAGALLKASPLLVADKVKKVLDGERELRREIERLKQQLMQGGAGDLTASARDINGVKVLGAVVALGDPKALRELADQLRDKLAPSVILLGSPTADGQKALLACSVSKDAIARIKAGDVVKHAAAIVGGGGGGRPDFAQAGGSDPSKLDEAVASIFTLMS; this is encoded by the coding sequence ATGGAATACAACGCCGCCGTGCCAAAGACTTCGAAAGAGATCCGCAACGCCTTCTTGGACTTCTTCGCCGAGCGCGGCCACGAGCGCATGGCCTCGGGCCCGCTCGTGCCGGCCAACGACCCCACGTTGATGTTCGCCAACGCGGGCATGGTGCCGTTCAAGGACGTGTTCACGGGCAAGGACATCCGCCCGTACAAGCGCGCCACGTCGTCGCAGAAGTGCATCCGCATCAGCGGCAAGCACAACGACCTCGAGAACGTGGGCGTGACCGCGCGTCACCACACCTTCTTCGAGATGCTCGGCAACTTCTCGTTCGGCGACTACTTCAAGCGCGACGCCATCCAGTACGCGTGGACGTTCTTCACCGAGGTGCTGAAGCTCGACCCGAATCGCATCGTGGTGACCGTCTTCGGCGGTGAGGAAGGCCTGGCGCCCGCGGACGACGAGGCCGCAGCGATCTGGAAGGACGTCACCGGGTTCCCGGACGAGCGCATCATCCGCTGCGGCGCGGCCGACAACTTCTGGCAGATGGGCGACACCGGTCCGTGCGGACCCTGCAGCGAGCTGCACTACTGCCTGGGTGTCGACGAGGTGGACCCCCGCAAGTTCGGGGAGGAGCCCACGCCCGACGGTCGCGGCTGGTTCGAGCTGTGGAACCTCGTGTTCATGCAGTTCGATAGGCAGTCGGACGGGCGCCTGGTGCCGCTCCCCGCGCCCAGCATCGACACCGGCGCTGGCCTCGAGCGCGTGTGCGTGGTCGCGCAGGACGTGCTCAGCAACTACGACACGGACCTCTTGCGTCCCGTGGTGGACCTCGCCTCCGTCATCAGCGGCAAGCGCTACGGCGCGTCGCAGGCGGACGACGACGTCTCCATGCGCGTCATCGCGGACCACGCGCGCACCACGGCGTTCCTGATCTCGGAGGGCATCTTCCCGGACCGCGTGGGCCGCCCCTACGTGCTGCGCCGCGTGATGCGTCGCGCCATCCGCCACGGGCATCGCCTCGGCATCGGCGAGCCGTTCCTGCACGAGTGCGCGCTGCGCGTCGTCGACGACATGGGCGACATCTATCCGCAGCTGCGCGAGCGCCGGGATCTCATCGCCGACATCACGCGCCAGGAAGAAGAGCGCTTCCGCGCCACGCTCAAGCGCGGGCTCGACCTGCTGGACACCAACACCGAGTGGGCCACGCCCAGCGGTCACAAGACCCTCCCCGGCGCCACGGTCTTCAAGCTGTACGACACCTTCGGCTTCCCGGTCGATCTCCAGGAGGTCATCGGGCGCGAGCACGGCTTCGCCATCGATCAGGCGGGCTTCGACGCCGCCATGGCGGCCGCCAAGGACCGCAGCAAGGGCAGCAAGCTCAACGAGAGCGAGGCCGTGGGCAAGGTCTACCACGACGTCGCCAACCAGCATGGGCAGAGCGAGTTCGTGGGCTACGCTAGCGAGCAGACGCAGGCGCGCGTGCTGGCGCTGGTGAACGTGGGCGAGGCCGCGAACGTGCTGGGCACGGTGGACCCCGCCGTCATCGACGCACTCGAGGAGAACGACGCGCCGCCGCAGGCGGTCATCCTCGACAAGACGCCGTTCTACGCCGAGAAGGGTGGCCAGGTGGGCGACCAGGGCGAGCTGCGCGTGGGCGACGCCGTCTTCGTCGTGACCGACACGCGCGCTCCTGTGGACGGGCTGCACGTGCACGTGGGCTACCTCAAGAGCGGCGCGCTGAAGGTCGGCGACACGCTCGAGGCGGTGGTGGACCACGACCTGCGTAGCGCCACGCGCCGCAACCACAGCGCCACGCACCTCCTGCACTGGGCGCTTCGCGAGGTGGTGGGACCCACGGCCACGCAGAAGGGCTCGCTGGTGGGCCCCTGGCGTCTGCGCTTCGACTTCAGCGCCACGCGGCCGCTCAAGCCCGCCGAGCTCACGCGCATCGAAGACCTGGTGAACGCCGCCATCCTCGCCAACGAGGGCATCACTACCGACGAGCTGGCCATGGACGCGGCCAAGGCGGCGGGCGCCATCGGCATCTTCGAAGAGAAGTACGGCGACGTGGTGCGCATGCTGCGCATCGGGCCCTCGCTCGAGCTCTGCGGTGGCACGCACGCGCGGCGCACAGGAGACATCGGGCTCTTCAAGATCCTGAGCGAGAGCGGCCTCGCAGCCGGTGTGCGGCGCATCGAGGCCACCACGGGCATGAACGCGCTCGCGCACCTGCGTGACCTGAGCGGCGAGCTCGACGCGGCCGGCGCGCTGCTCAAGGCGTCACCATTGCTCGTGGCCGACAAGGTCAAGAAGGTGCTGGACGGAGAGCGCGAGCTGCGCCGCGAGATCGAGCGTCTCAAGCAGCAGCTGATGCAGGGCGGCGCAGGCGACCTCACGGCCTCCGCGCGCGACATCAACGGCGTGAAGGTGCTTGGCGCGGTGGTGGCCCTCGGCGACCCGAAGGCGCTGCGGGAGCTGGCCGATCAGCTTCGCGACAAGTTGGCCCCCTCGGTCATCTTGCTGGGCTCGCCCACGGCCGATGGTCAGAAGGCGCTGCTGGCTTGCTCCGTGAGTAAGGACGCCATTGCGCGCATCAAGGCGGGCGACGTGGTCAAGCACGCGGCGGCCATCGTGGGCGGTGGCGGCGGCGGTCGCCCCGACTTCGCGCAGGCCGGTGGTTCGGACCCCAGCAAGCTCGACGAGGCCGTGGCCTCCATCTTCACGCTCATGAGCTGA
- a CDS encoding DsbA family protein, with amino-acid sequence MAGHKPFASRMVAGYLGSLALRRKLSGLTQKLRTGRPRLEFYWRADDAYSHVMAQLVARLVDAYPLDLELNIVPAAAAEVDPEPQLRAAHAVRDAQALARFYDLTFPARAITPTPDRVRRANAVALAARPPREHLSVLLQLGEALFGQGGDALSELARTLGAVEGTVVTTSLELSYATLRDRGHYQSATLRYGGEWYEGPHRVVTLEERLRAEGLGDASSVLTRRFPPALDIAPATTPFEFWFSFRSPYSYLAVEQVAPWVRGPLAGTGRFHFRPVLPMVMRGLQVPTAKKMHLLKDAKREADRLGIPFGRIADPVGPGAERCIAVYAAVEASGRGFDFAQQAARGIWSEGVDVATDAGLHALAERAGIRSDEVDAALTESQRGLDLAEFNRLALHDDAALWGVPSFRVGELTTWGQDRLPLVAHALGLPG; translated from the coding sequence GTGGCCGGTCACAAGCCCTTCGCGTCACGCATGGTCGCAGGTTACCTCGGTAGCCTCGCGCTGCGCCGCAAGCTCTCGGGGCTCACGCAGAAGCTGCGCACGGGCCGGCCGCGCCTCGAGTTCTACTGGCGCGCGGACGACGCCTACAGCCACGTCATGGCCCAGCTCGTGGCGCGCCTGGTGGACGCCTACCCGCTGGATCTCGAGCTGAACATCGTGCCCGCTGCCGCCGCCGAGGTGGACCCCGAGCCGCAGCTGCGTGCCGCCCACGCCGTGCGCGACGCGCAGGCCCTCGCCCGCTTCTACGACCTCACGTTTCCAGCGCGTGCCATCACGCCCACGCCGGACCGCGTCCGCCGCGCCAACGCGGTGGCCCTCGCGGCGCGCCCTCCACGTGAGCACCTCAGCGTGTTGCTGCAGCTGGGCGAGGCGCTCTTCGGACAGGGTGGCGACGCGCTCTCGGAGTTGGCGCGGACGCTCGGCGCGGTGGAGGGGACCGTGGTCACCACCAGCCTCGAGCTGAGCTACGCGACCCTGCGTGACCGCGGCCACTACCAGTCGGCCACGCTGCGCTACGGTGGCGAGTGGTACGAGGGTCCGCATCGCGTCGTCACGCTGGAGGAGCGGCTGCGCGCCGAAGGCCTCGGCGATGCGTCTTCGGTGCTGACGCGACGCTTTCCGCCGGCGCTCGACATCGCACCGGCCACCACTCCATTCGAGTTCTGGTTCTCGTTCCGCAGCCCCTACAGCTACCTGGCCGTGGAGCAGGTGGCGCCCTGGGTGCGCGGTCCGCTCGCGGGCACCGGGCGCTTTCACTTCAGGCCCGTGCTGCCCATGGTCATGCGTGGCCTCCAGGTGCCCACGGCCAAGAAGATGCACCTCTTGAAGGACGCGAAGCGCGAGGCCGACAGGCTCGGCATCCCGTTCGGCCGCATCGCCGACCCGGTGGGCCCGGGCGCCGAGCGTTGCATCGCGGTGTACGCTGCCGTGGAGGCCAGCGGCCGAGGGTTCGACTTTGCCCAGCAGGCGGCGCGCGGCATCTGGTCCGAGGGCGTGGACGTGGCCACCGATGCCGGGCTCCACGCGCTGGCCGAGCGCGCCGGGATCCGCAGCGACGAAGTGGATGCGGCCCTCACGGAGAGCCAGCGCGGCTTGGACCTCGCGGAGTTCAACCGGCTGGCGCTGCACGACGACGCCGCGCTCTGGGGCGTTCCCTCCTTCCGTGTGGGCGAACTCACCACGTGGGGACAAGACCGGCTGCCGCTCGTGGCGCACGCGCTCGGGCTGCCCGGCTAG
- a CDS encoding glutathione S-transferase, producing the protein MRPWLVLHHSGLPFKTHEIGLFVEPGWQEQVLSFSGAGKVPVLVDKNLSVHESLAICEYIAELAPEARLWPEDRALRARGRAISAEMASSFGSLRNEMNANIRGRRATPRAPSADAQRDIDRVFDIWRASLATSPGPFLLGDFSVADAMYYPVLTRFRTYGVPLPAEVAPWAERMEAHPSVVALVAEAQKSVAIPKYDALL; encoded by the coding sequence ATGCGCCCATGGCTCGTGCTGCATCACAGCGGCCTGCCCTTCAAGACGCACGAGATCGGCCTCTTCGTGGAGCCTGGCTGGCAGGAGCAGGTGCTGTCGTTCTCCGGTGCGGGCAAGGTGCCGGTGCTGGTGGACAAGAACCTGAGCGTCCACGAGTCGCTCGCCATCTGCGAGTACATCGCCGAGCTGGCGCCCGAGGCACGGCTGTGGCCCGAAGACCGTGCGCTGCGGGCCCGTGGGCGCGCCATCTCCGCCGAGATGGCCAGCAGCTTCGGCAGCCTGCGGAACGAGATGAACGCCAACATCCGCGGCCGCCGCGCGACGCCGCGTGCGCCCAGCGCCGACGCCCAGCGCGACATCGACCGCGTGTTCGACATCTGGCGCGCCAGCCTGGCCACCTCACCGGGGCCCTTCCTGCTGGGCGACTTCAGCGTTGCGGACGCCATGTACTACCCGGTGCTCACGCGCTTCCGCACGTATGGCGTTCCGCTCCCGGCCGAGGTGGCGCCCTGGGCCGAGCGCATGGAGGCGCACCCCTCCGTAGTGGCGCTGGTGGCCGAGGCGCAGAAGAGCGTGGCCATCCCCAAGTACGACGCGCTGCTGTGA
- a CDS encoding SEC-C domain-containing protein: protein MSKLREAACPCGRGQRYEACCGRFHQGAEPEQPRDLMAARYSAFVLGDAAFLHRTLHPQHDDHAAGVAGVTKALRAQAKSVRYQSLRILDSREPDESGAAQVLFHVSVRASGRDVSFVERSYFLHDGVGWRYLAGETGAARDVGAALAELDIAGFERLLSGSPSARR, encoded by the coding sequence ATGAGCAAGCTCCGCGAGGCGGCGTGCCCCTGCGGCCGCGGACAGCGCTACGAGGCCTGCTGCGGGCGCTTTCACCAAGGCGCCGAGCCCGAGCAGCCCCGTGACCTGATGGCCGCGCGCTACTCCGCCTTCGTGCTGGGCGACGCCGCGTTCCTGCACCGCACGCTGCACCCCCAGCACGACGACCATGCGGCCGGCGTGGCGGGCGTCACGAAGGCGCTGCGCGCCCAGGCCAAGAGCGTGCGCTACCAGAGCCTGCGCATCCTCGACAGCCGTGAGCCGGACGAGAGCGGAGCGGCGCAGGTGCTGTTCCACGTCAGCGTGCGGGCGTCCGGCCGCGATGTGAGCTTCGTGGAGCGCAGCTACTTCCTGCACGACGGCGTGGGCTGGCGGTATCTCGCGGGCGAGACCGGCGCGGCGCGCGACGTGGGTGCTGCGCTCGCGGAGCTCGACATAGCGGGCTTCGAGCGCTTGCTGTCTGGGTCCCCGTCGGCCCGGCGCTGA
- a CDS encoding DUF2330 domain-containing protein: MHAHPCHPARCSRSLLVGLAALLGVAFASAPHVARACGGCFAPSGEASPVIAHRMAVLMAADRTVLWDQFEYEGDPSEFVWILPVLGTEEVEVELSTDDFFQQLSAMTRVQLSGPFQSTGGGGRSPFFGCGGSADGGSYSRVEPPVTVYREATVGPYETVVIGSEDPDALVTWLRDHDYVIGDDLLPIIDYYTRRGSNFLALRISPDAYQKRMQPVRVTCPVASDTLPLRMVTAGVRSSVALELFVFGDVRYQAANFVNVEVDREEVTFSRTTSTYNYDALAAQALTQRAGEVWLTEFADQLDYWEYDPAEPDGQGGVYSAPDDWAVVRNVYSTPFLTRMRADLPVHALAGDLALEPSLLPSLPRTIQVTRFDDTPAEATAASGLPPVPALIVLGAGLLGVLRRRR, from the coding sequence ATGCACGCTCACCCCTGCCACCCGGCTCGTTGCTCCCGTTCCCTACTGGTGGGTCTCGCCGCCCTCCTAGGCGTCGCCTTCGCCTCGGCCCCACACGTTGCCCGCGCTTGCGGTGGCTGCTTCGCGCCGTCGGGCGAGGCCAGCCCGGTCATCGCCCATCGCATGGCGGTGCTCATGGCGGCCGACCGCACGGTGCTCTGGGACCAGTTCGAGTACGAAGGCGACCCGAGCGAGTTCGTCTGGATCCTGCCCGTGCTGGGCACCGAAGAGGTGGAGGTCGAGCTCTCCACCGACGACTTCTTCCAGCAGCTCTCGGCCATGACCCGGGTGCAGCTCAGCGGGCCCTTCCAGAGCACCGGAGGGGGCGGTCGCTCGCCCTTCTTCGGCTGCGGGGGCAGCGCCGACGGCGGCTCGTACTCGCGGGTGGAGCCGCCCGTCACGGTGTACCGGGAGGCCACCGTGGGCCCGTACGAGACCGTGGTGATCGGCTCGGAGGACCCCGACGCGCTGGTCACTTGGCTGCGCGATCACGACTACGTCATCGGCGACGACCTGCTGCCGATCATCGACTACTACACGCGGCGCGGGAGCAACTTCCTGGCGCTGCGCATCTCACCGGACGCGTACCAGAAGCGCATGCAGCCGGTGCGCGTCACGTGCCCCGTGGCCAGCGACACGCTTCCGTTGCGCATGGTCACGGCGGGGGTGCGTTCGTCGGTGGCGCTCGAGCTCTTCGTGTTCGGCGACGTTCGCTACCAAGCCGCCAACTTCGTGAACGTGGAGGTGGACCGCGAGGAGGTCACCTTCTCGCGCACCACGAGCACCTACAACTACGACGCGCTGGCCGCCCAAGCCCTGACGCAGCGCGCGGGTGAGGTGTGGCTCACCGAGTTCGCCGACCAGCTGGACTACTGGGAGTACGACCCGGCAGAGCCGGATGGCCAAGGCGGCGTGTACAGCGCGCCGGACGACTGGGCGGTGGTGCGCAACGTGTACAGCACCCCGTTCCTGACACGCATGCGCGCGGACCTGCCGGTGCATGCGCTGGCCGGTGACCTGGCGCTCGAGCCCTCGCTCCTGCCCAGCCTCCCGCGCACCATCCAGGTGACGCGCTTCGACGACACGCCTGCGGAAGCGACCGCGGCGAGCGGGCTGCCTCCCGTTCCTGCGCTCATCGTGCTGGGTGCCGGGCTGCTGGGCGTGCTCCGTCGCCGGCGCTGA